From Candidatus Eremiobacterota bacterium, the proteins below share one genomic window:
- the pnp gene encoding polyribonucleotide nucleotidyltransferase, with protein MPESVSLEIGGRQLVIETGELAKQANGSALVRYGDQIVVLCAATASEKPREGIDFFPLTCDYEEKMYAAGKIPGGYIKREGRPSEHAVLSARQIDRPIRPLFPDGFRNDIQIIATVLSTDPALDSDVLAVCAAGAALAVSDIPFQKNIAAIRVGRDENGAYVANPTLEQYESGGMEVVVAGTSTDIMMVEGGAKEISEDDFLGAVEFAHGEIKKIVAAIDELAKRAGKAKREFPLLATDEKLDKWVRKNFAKEVAKAMRVTDKLERNAALGELSRETALAKLAKKDDPAVRALIEDPKAKDFEKTIKAMEEDELRTMVVDEGIRPDGRKPGDIRPIWCKVHYVPRVHGSGVFTRGQTQVFTAATLGSISDEQRLDGILAIPNKRYMHYYNFPPYSVGETRPMRSPGRREIGHGQLAERALMPVLPDEADFPYTLRVISEVLESNGSSSMASVCGSTLALLDAGVPIKDHVAGVAMGLILKGKGYAILTDIQGIEDALGEMDFKVAGTTEGITAIQMDIKVAGITTEIMRDALAEAKKSRLFIIGKLKETIAEPRKELSEFAPRMIVLQINPDKIKDVIGPGGKVINKIVADTGVKIDIENDGRVFIAGANAAGAEKAKQMVEALTKEVKPGETYLGTVTRLMNFGAFVAILPGKEGLVHISQLAPQRVERVEDVVKPGDQIMVKVIEIDSQGRINLSRKAVLGAEA; from the coding sequence GTGCCAGAATCCGTCTCGCTCGAGATCGGTGGCCGGCAGCTCGTCATCGAGACGGGCGAGCTTGCGAAGCAAGCGAACGGCAGCGCTCTCGTCCGCTACGGCGATCAGATCGTCGTCCTCTGCGCCGCGACGGCGTCGGAGAAACCCCGGGAAGGGATCGACTTCTTCCCGCTCACCTGCGACTACGAAGAGAAGATGTACGCGGCCGGCAAGATCCCGGGCGGCTACATCAAGCGCGAAGGGAGACCGTCGGAACACGCGGTCCTGAGCGCGCGGCAGATCGATCGCCCCATCCGTCCGCTTTTTCCGGACGGCTTCCGCAACGACATTCAAATCATCGCGACGGTCCTCTCGACCGATCCCGCGCTCGACAGCGACGTGCTCGCCGTGTGCGCCGCGGGCGCGGCGCTCGCCGTCAGCGACATCCCGTTCCAGAAAAACATTGCCGCGATCCGCGTTGGCCGCGACGAGAACGGCGCATACGTCGCCAACCCGACGCTCGAGCAGTACGAGAGCGGCGGGATGGAAGTCGTCGTCGCCGGGACCTCGACCGACATTATGATGGTCGAAGGCGGCGCGAAGGAGATCTCCGAGGACGACTTCCTCGGCGCGGTCGAGTTCGCGCACGGCGAGATCAAGAAGATCGTCGCCGCGATCGACGAGCTGGCGAAGAGAGCCGGCAAGGCGAAGCGCGAGTTCCCGCTCCTCGCCACCGACGAGAAGCTTGACAAGTGGGTGCGCAAGAACTTCGCCAAGGAAGTCGCCAAGGCGATGCGCGTCACCGACAAGCTCGAGCGCAACGCCGCGCTCGGCGAGCTCTCGCGCGAGACCGCGCTGGCGAAGCTCGCGAAGAAAGACGATCCCGCCGTTCGCGCGCTGATCGAAGACCCGAAGGCCAAGGACTTCGAGAAGACGATCAAGGCGATGGAAGAGGACGAGCTGCGCACGATGGTCGTCGACGAGGGGATTCGTCCCGATGGCCGCAAGCCGGGCGACATCCGGCCGATCTGGTGCAAGGTGCACTACGTGCCGCGCGTCCACGGCTCGGGCGTCTTCACGCGCGGGCAGACGCAGGTCTTCACCGCCGCGACGCTCGGCTCGATCAGCGACGAGCAGCGTTTGGACGGGATTCTCGCGATCCCGAACAAGCGCTACATGCACTACTACAACTTCCCGCCGTACTCGGTCGGCGAGACGCGTCCGATGCGCTCGCCCGGACGGCGCGAGATCGGCCACGGCCAGCTCGCGGAGCGCGCGCTCATGCCGGTGCTGCCGGACGAAGCCGACTTCCCGTACACGCTGCGGGTGATCAGCGAAGTGCTCGAATCGAACGGCTCCTCGTCGATGGCCTCGGTCTGCGGCTCGACGCTCGCGCTGCTCGACGCCGGCGTGCCGATCAAGGATCACGTCGCCGGCGTCGCGATGGGGCTCATCCTCAAGGGCAAAGGCTACGCGATCCTCACCGACATCCAGGGGATCGAGGACGCGCTCGGCGAGATGGACTTCAAGGTCGCGGGGACGACCGAGGGGATCACCGCGATCCAGATGGACATCAAGGTCGCCGGGATCACCACCGAGATCATGCGCGACGCGCTCGCCGAGGCGAAGAAGTCGCGCCTGTTCATCATCGGGAAGCTCAAAGAGACGATCGCCGAGCCGCGCAAGGAGCTCTCCGAGTTCGCGCCACGGATGATCGTGCTGCAGATCAACCCCGACAAGATCAAGGACGTGATCGGACCCGGCGGCAAGGTGATCAACAAGATCGTCGCCGACACCGGCGTGAAGATCGACATCGAGAACGACGGGCGGGTGTTCATCGCCGGCGCGAACGCCGCCGGGGCCGAGAAGGCGAAGCAGATGGTCGAGGCGCTCACCAAGGAAGTGAAACCGGGTGAGACCTACCTCGGCACGGTCACGCGCCTGATGAACTTCGGCGCCTTCGTCGCCATCTTGCCGGGCAAAGAAGGGCTCGTGCACATCTCGCAGCTCGCGCCGCAGCGCGTCGAGCGGGTCGAGGACGTGGTGAAGCCGGGCGACCAGATCATGGTCAAGGTGATCGAGATCGACTCGCAAGGCCGCATCAACCTGAGCCGCAAGGCCGTGCTCGGCGCCGAGGC